One Hevea brasiliensis isolate MT/VB/25A 57/8 chromosome 6, ASM3005281v1, whole genome shotgun sequence genomic window, CATCCAAAAAGTAATTAATTTTCGGTTagtgaaaagaaaaaatcaaagacaaaagtAAGATAAACATATTATATCTCGAAAGTATACCATTTTAAAAGCTTTTCTCCTTAAAATAGCCCTAAAAAAATCAGCCAAGCGACTTCTTCACTAATGAACCAAAACGACTGCACTCTCCATTTCTGCGCTCTGGAGTCTTGTTGAATACCTTGAAGAGAAAGTTTCAAAGTGGGAATTGTGTGGTTGTTTTGCCTTTGAAAGATGACAATTCTGACAAGGACAATCACTGAATTTGAAAGATGTATAAGTAAAGCAGCAGTCTGtacattatattacattttttGCTTAGACTCCATCCAAAAAAACACCTATTAAATACATGGGTCTCACATATTTGTGTGTTGATTTCATGATAAACCGGGTCTAGGTaggaatttccttgaagatataaaGTTAAAGTGGATTAATTTCATATGTCaaattaatacataattaatGGATTTATTAACATTTGCAAAAAGGAAATTTCGCTGAAGCCTTCTCAACATAAGTGATTTGATGTTGATGGTTGATTGTTAATATCAGAGATTTCTATAAATAACTCTCAATGAAGCTAAAGCTCTTCACTTGCCCATGAAATAATCCATCTCCTTAAATTTTTGTACTATAATAGACCTAACTTGAAATAGTCACCAAAGCCACAATGTGCTTGCTCACGAAATCACTTTCCAAGTTAGTCCAAGCCCTGCTTATTCTCATATTTCTATCTTCTATATCTTCCTTCATCAATTCTTTTGCTTTTGTTGCAACTGCAGTCTGTGCTGAGGCGAAGAGTGATGAACCAGCGAAAAGTGGGAAGGAAGCTGATTCTCTCTTAAAATGGAAAGCCAGTCTCGACAACCAAAGCCAATCTATTTTAGATTCTTGGGTTGGCAGCAGGCCTTGCAATTGGGTTGGGGTCACTTGTGATACATCTGGAAGTATCACTAATTTGAGCCTCAATCATTTAGGTTTGAGAGGTACGCTTCATAGATTCAATTTTTCAGTCTTTGCCAACCTTTTAAGTCTTGAGATTTCGAACAACTCATTGCATGGGATCCTTCCATCGCATATCTGTAACCTctccaaaatttacttattagacTTGTCCAGTAATCATCTCATAGGAAATATTCCATCTGAGATAGGTATGCTAAGTTCTCTTTCTGAGCTCCATTTGTCACATAACAATCTCATAGGTTTAATCCCTACTTCCATGATAAACTTGGAAAATCTATCCATTCTCTACTTGTGGGGTAATAAACTCTCTGGTTCCATACCTGTAGAGATTGGGTTCTTAGAATTTTTAAAAAAACTTGATCTATCAAGTAACGGTTTAACTGGTGCAATCCCTTCTTCTAttggacacttgagaaatttatCAATTCTTGCACTTTTTGACAACAAACTCTCAGGATCCATTCCCCATGAAATTGGGTTGCTTAGTTCCCTTTCTATACTCTCTTTGCAAGAAAACAATCTCACAGGTTCAATCCCTACTTCCATAACAAACTTGGGAAATCTATCCATTCTCTACTTGTGGGGTAATAAACTCTCTGGTTCCATACCTTCAGAAATTGGGTTCTTACAATCTTTGAAAAAACTTGACCTATCAAGTAATGCTTTAACTGGTGCAATCCCTTCTTCCATTgaaaacttgagaaatttatcagTTCTTGCACTTTTTGACAACAAACTCTCAGGATCCATTCCCCATGAAATGGGGAAGCTTAGGTCTCTTTCTGAACTCTCCTTGCAGTTAAACAATCTCACAGGTTCAATCCCTACTTCCATAACAAACTTGGGAAATCTATCCATTCTCCGATTATGGGGTAACAAACTTTCTGGTTTTATACCTTCAGAAGTTGGGTTCTTAAAATCTTTAAAAACACTTGACTTGTCAAGTAATGTTCTATCCGGACCAATCCCTCCTTCCATTGGAAAATTGAGAGAGTTATCAATTCTTTACCTTTTTGACAACAAACTCTCAGGATCCATCCCCCATGAACTTGGGATGCTTAGTTCTCTTTCTGAGATGTCTTTGCAGAAAAACAATCTCACAGGTTCAATCCCTACCTCCATAACAAACTTGAAAAATCTATCCATTCTCTACTTGTGGGGTAATAAACTCTCTGGTTCCATACCTTCAGAAATTGGGTTCTTACAATCTTTAAAAGAACTTGACCTATCAAGTAATGCTTTAACTGGTGCAATCCCTTCTTCCATtggaaacttgagaaatttatcaaTTCTTACACTTTTTGACAACAAACTCTCAGGATCCATTCCCCATGAAATAGGGAAGCTTAGGTCTCTTTCTGAACTCTCCTTGCAGTTAAACAATCTCACAGGTTCAATCCCTACTTCCATAACAAACTTGGGAAATCTATCCATTCTCCGATTACGGGGTAACAAACTTTCTGGTTTTATACCTTCAGAAGTTGGGTTCTTAAAATCTTTAAAAACACTTGTATTGTCAAGTAATGTTCTATCCGGACCAATCCCTCCTTCCATTGGAAAATTGAGAGAGTTATCAATTCTTTCCCTTTTTGACAACAAACTCTCAAGATCCATCCCCCATGAACTTGGGATGCTTAGTTCTCTTTCTGTGATGTCTTTGCAGAAAAACAATCTCACAGGTTCAATCCCTACCTCCAtaacaaacttggaaaatctatcCATTCTCTACTTGTGGGGTAATAAACTCTCTGGTTCCATACCTTCAGAAATTGGGTTCTTACAATCTTTAAAAGAACTTGACCTATCAAGTAATGCTTTAACTGGTGCAATCCCTTCTTCCATtggaaacttgagaaatttatcaaTTCTTACACTTTTTGACAACAAACTCTCAGGATCCATTCCCCATGAAATAGGGAAGCTTAGGTCTCTTTCTGAACTCTCCTTGCAGTTAAACAATCTCACAGGTTCAATCCCTACTTCCATAACAAACTTGGAGAATCTATCCATTCTTCGGTTGTTTTCTAACCAGCTCAATGGTTCCCTACCTTTGGGATTCAATAATCTTACTCGTTTGAAGTCATTGCAATTGTTTGGAAATGAGTTCACTGGTCATTTGCCAGAAGATGTATGCCTTGGAGGGTTACTTGTAAATTTCTCTGCTTCCTTTAATCATTTCTCAGGTTCGATCCCCAAAACCTTGAGAAACTGTACTAGCTTATTCAGACTTAGGCTTGATTGGAATCAATTAACAGGGAACATTTCAGAAGATTTAGGGATATACCCACATTTGAATTACATGGATTTGAGTAACAATAGATTGCATGGGGAGCTTTCAGGGAAATTGGGACAGTGGAAAAACATCGCAAGCCTAAAATTTTCGAACAACAATATCTCTGGTAGCATACCACCCGAGCTTGGAAATGCTACTCAATTGCATTTGATTGACCTTTCATGGAATCATTTGCAAGGGCAAATTCCTAAAGAATTGGCGAAGTTGAAGCTATTCAAAATTTGTCTTAGTAATAACAATCTTTCTGGTATTGTTCCTTTAGATTTCAAGGGGCTATCCAATCTGGCTGAACTTAATTTGGCAGCAAATAATCTAAGTGGTTCAATTCCTGGACAATTTGGAGAACTTTCAAATTTATTGttcttgaatttgagttataatgaattTACAGGCAGTATTCCGCATGAGTTAGGAAGTCTACATTTTCTAGAAGTTCTTGATCTTAGTCACAATTTGTTGATGGGAAATATGCCACAACAACTTGGGCAACTGAGAACTCTAGAAGTGTTGAATCTCTCTTATAACATGCTTTCTGGTCTGATTCCAACCACTTTTGATGATTTGTGGGGCTTGACTGCTGTGGATATATCCTACAATGAGTTAGAAGGTCCTATTCCTAATGTTAAAGCCTTCCGTGAGGCTCCCTTTGAGGCATATAGAAACAATAAAGGCTTATGTGGCAATGCTAGTAGTTTAAAGGCTTGTACATCTATCGAAAGTGGTAAAAACACTCGGACAAAGAGCAAAAAAGTTGTCATTCTGATTGTACTTCCTGTTTTAGCCACTCTGTGTCTGGCATTCTTGATTGGAGGTCTCCTGATTCTTCTTCCACTTAGGAAAAGAAAAGCCCAGTCAAAAAATACAGATATGTTGGTGATACCTGGTCATGATCAGGAATTACAGTATGAAAATATCATTGAGGCCACTGAGGATTTCAACTCCAACTATTGCATTGGAGCAGGTGGATGTGGAGTCGTTTATAAAGTTGTGCTGCCATCAGGTCGAGTGTTTGCCGTTAAAAAACTTCATCCATTACAGGAAGACAAGTCAAGCAACTTGAAAGCTTTCGAAAGAGAGATTCAAGTGTTGTTAGACATTCGGCATCGAAATATTGTGAAGTTACATGGTTTTTGTTTGCATTCAAAGCACTCTTTTTTGGTTTATGAGTTCGTGGAAAGGGGGAGTCTGAGAAGCATTTTAGCCAGTGAAGAGCAAGCATCAAAATTAGATTGGATCAAAAGGCTAAATATTGTCAAAGGGGTGGCCAATGCTTTATCTTATATGCACCACAATTGCTCTTTTCCAATCATTCATCGGGACATTTCCAGCAATAACATCCTTTTGGATTTAGAATACGAGCCTCGCATATCTGATTT contains:
- the LOC110667864 gene encoding probable leucine-rich repeat receptor-like protein kinase At1g35710, yielding MCLLTKSLSKLVQALLILIFLSSISSFINSFAFVATAVCAEAKSDEPAKSGKEADSLLKWKASLDNQSQSILDSWVGSRPCNWVGVTCDTSGSITNLSLNHLGLRGTLHRFNFSVFANLLSLEISNNSLHGILPSHICNLSKIYLLDLSSNHLIGNIPSEIGMLSSLSELHLSHNNLIGLIPTSMINLENLSILYLWGNKLSGSIPVEIGFLEFLKKLDLSSNGLTGAIPSSIGHLRNLSILALFDNKLSGSIPHEIGLLSSLSILSLQENNLTGSIPTSITNLGNLSILYLWGNKLSGSIPSEIGFLQSLKKLDLSSNALTGAIPSSIENLRNLSVLALFDNKLSGSIPHEMGKLRSLSELSLQLNNLTGSIPTSITNLGNLSILRLWGNKLSGFIPSEVGFLKSLKTLDLSSNVLSGPIPPSIGKLRELSILYLFDNKLSGSIPHELGMLSSLSEMSLQKNNLTGSIPTSITNLKNLSILYLWGNKLSGSIPSEIGFLQSLKELDLSSNALTGAIPSSIGNLRNLSILTLFDNKLSGSIPHEIGKLRSLSELSLQLNNLTGSIPTSITNLGNLSILRLRGNKLSGFIPSEVGFLKSLKTLVLSSNVLSGPIPPSIGKLRELSILSLFDNKLSRSIPHELGMLSSLSVMSLQKNNLTGSIPTSITNLENLSILYLWGNKLSGSIPSEIGFLQSLKELDLSSNALTGAIPSSIGNLRNLSILTLFDNKLSGSIPHEIGKLRSLSELSLQLNNLTGSIPTSITNLENLSILRLFSNQLNGSLPLGFNNLTRLKSLQLFGNEFTGHLPEDVCLGGLLVNFSASFNHFSGSIPKTLRNCTSLFRLRLDWNQLTGNISEDLGIYPHLNYMDLSNNRLHGELSGKLGQWKNIASLKFSNNNISGSIPPELGNATQLHLIDLSWNHLQGQIPKELAKLKLFKICLSNNNLSGIVPLDFKGLSNLAELNLAANNLSGSIPGQFGELSNLLFLNLSYNEFTGSIPHELGSLHFLEVLDLSHNLLMGNMPQQLGQLRTLEVLNLSYNMLSGLIPTTFDDLWGLTAVDISYNELEGPIPNVKAFREAPFEAYRNNKGLCGNASSLKACTSIESGKNTRTKSKKVVILIVLPVLATLCLAFLIGGLLILLPLRKRKAQSKNTDMLVIPGHDQELQYENIIEATEDFNSNYCIGAGGCGVVYKVVLPSGRVFAVKKLHPLQEDKSSNLKAFEREIQVLLDIRHRNIVKLHGFCLHSKHSFLVYEFVERGSLRSILASEEQASKLDWIKRLNIVKGVANALSYMHHNCSFPIIHRDISSNNILLDLEYEPRISDFGTARLLLPDSSNRTSFAGTFGYIAPELAYTMQVNEKCDVYSFGVVTLELVMGKHPSNLISSLWSSTSSSSPNDQHKLLKDVMDQRLPLPQNQVAEDVAYITMLAFSCLHINPKSRPTMQQVSLKLIPKCPLISKPFSTSKLKELFLESSANI